TGCGTTCTCTCTGGCGGCCCGTTCAGCTACTGCACCGTGGCTGATGATGTCCCCGGTTGCCACCAGCGTGAACGACAGCGGCGTCGGGGCGGTACTCGTCGGTTCGACCTCATCGGTGCCGTTGGTTGAGGTCACGGCGCTTGACCCGGCAGCAGGAACCGTGCTGTTGACCGGTGTTTCAACCGGGGCCTCGATCAGGGCCGACGGTTCCGGGTCGCCGCTGTCCACGAGGTCAGCCACGAGGAGTATTAGGAGGGCCACCATGGTGACGACCTGGAGCCGCCAGGCCAGTCGCCGTTCGGAACGGAACAGAGGGTGGACGGGTTCGCTCACCCGGCGTCGACCTGGCTCACGAGAGGCACGCCGGGACGCGCTGACCGGTTGGTGGTACCGGCCTCCCGAACAACCTGTCCGTTGACCACCACGTGGTGGACACCGACCGACTCCAGCCACGTCTTCTCAATGGTTGCACGGTCGGAAATGGTGGCCGGGTCAAAGACGGTCACGTCGGCTGCCGCTCCGGCCGAGAGGCGGCCCCGTTGGGCCATGGCCGGGCTGGAACCCTCCAGCAGTCGGGCCGGGAGGATGGTCATCTTGGCCAATGCCTCAGGCAGCGTCAGTACGCCCTGGTCGCGCACGTAGTGGCCCAGCACCCGACTGAAACAGCCCGATGCCCGGGGATGGTTGTTGTGGGGCCTTTCGAGGATGGCGTCGGACCCCACCATGATCCAGGGGGTGGTGAGCGGCAGTTCGATGTCGTCGTCGGACATGGCGAACGCCGCGGTGAGAAGGTTGTCCTTCCGAGCTGCTTGCCAGCCAGCCTCGTCAAGGCGCGTGGACGTGGCCGCGATCTGGAGGTCGGCCACCGTGATGCCGTACTTCTCCCGGAAGTTGTCGAACCGGGCGCTGTTCGCGTAGGTGGCCCAGAAGGTGTAGGGGTAGGAGCAGGCTGTCAGGGCCAGCCCGTCGGCCCGCGCGGCTTCTATCTGGGCTATCGCCTCGGCCATCCGCCCGGTGCCGCCGGTCGAGTTGACGTGCTCGATGTGGACGGCACAGCCCGTTCGCCGTGCCACGGTGACCGCCTCGGCAATGGCCTCCTCCTGGGTTCCCGGTTCCAGGTTCTCCGAGTACCGGAGGTGCAGGCAGAGGGGTACGCCGTGGGAGGCGGCGAGGTCGCCGTGACGGAGCATCTCGTCGAGGGTGACGCCGGGGACGTATTCCGGTTGTTCGTGGATGCCCAGTGCGCCCCCTCGTAGGTCAGCGTCGGCTCGTCGGATCAACTCGTCGAGATGGCGATCGGTGGCGTAGTCGATGCCCGCACCGATGGCTGCCCGGTGGCTGTACTGGTCGGTGGCGCCGCCGTAGTTGACCGGCGGCCGGTGGGTAGACGAGCGCGACAGGAATGCGTCCATTGGGTCATTGATGCCGTGCATGCAGAGGTTGGAGGTGACCCCGTCGGCGATCTTGTTCCATTCTCCGTAACCGTTCACGGGGTAGGAAAGGATGTCGATGAAGCCGGGAGCGACCACCAGTCCCGTGGCGTTCAGGGTTGAACGGCCAACCAGCGGTGTGGTGGCCACGGTCATCACGGTGTCGCCGTCGATGCCCACGTGGGCCACAGCGTCGAACCCGGTCTCCGGGTCGATGACCCGCCCGCCGGCAACCACCAGGTCGTAGCGGTGGGTATCGACCGTGGTGGTGGTCTCATCAGCCCCAACGGTCGACGATGTCGGTGGTTCCGGGGGCCGGCTGGTGGATGAGCGAGGAACCGCCGGAATGGTGGTCGGGCCAACGGCGGTTGCCCCACCATCTGGTCTGCCCGGAAGCCGCCGACCAAGCGCAAGGAGGGCGCCGCCGAAACCGATGCCGAGGACGACTCGCCGTCTGCCCACTGCTTGGGGCCGCAAGTCGGAATCCGGGTACGGGTCGGGGTGCGGGTCGTCGGCAGCCTCGTCCACGGAGCCAGACGCTAGTGGTGGGCCGCCCCGGACCGGGTCCAGGCGGTGGCTACCGTGGCCGTGTGGTCGACGGGACGCTACGACGCGTCGGGCTCCTGCTGGGGACCGGCCTGCTGGTGGTGACCCTGACCGTGGTGGCCGGGCTGGAACGAGGCGGGTCCGACCACTGGGTGACCGGTCGACCATTGGCTGTCGTCAGTGCTCGACTGGTCGTCGAACCCGCCCCGGCACGCAACCTCGATCCCTACCGTGGAACCGGTACGTGGGCCGACGCCTACGACTTCGATCCGGCCTATGCACCGGGGAAGTTGACGGTGGTGCCGACCGATCTGGCTCTCATGGCCGAGACCGGTGTCCGCACCCTGTTTATCCAGGCGTCGAGGTCGGACCGTCGTGCCGTGGGCCTCGTCGCCGACCCGTGGCTACTGGCCGGCTTCCTCCTGGCCGGCGATGCCGCCGACGTGGCGGTCGTTGCCTGGTACCTACCCAAGTGGACTGCTGACGACGAGGACCTTGAGCGCCTCCTGGCTCTGGACCGCTTCACCGTGCTGGGACGGCGGTTCGCAGGGATCGCGGTGGACATCGAGTGGAACCGAGACGACCTGGGGGCCATTGAACGGTCGGATCGGCTGGTCGACCTGTCGGATCGGCTGCGACGAACGGTGGGCGACGATCCGCTGGGGGCGATCGTCATGCCACCGGTCATCACCGACGAGATCAATCTGGCGTACTGGCCCGGCTTTCCGTGGGTCGAACTGGCCGGCCGCTACGACGTCTGGCTGCCCATGGGCTACTGGTCGTTCCGGACCGAGGAGCATGCAGACCCGGCATTCTACACGACGGACAACATTCGTCGGCTGCGAGCTGACCTGGGCGACCCGGGCGCCGTCGTGCACGCCATTGGCGGTATCGGGGCGGCCGACGGGACGGCGGTGGTGGACCCCGGTGAACCGTTGACGTCGATCGACGACCTCGAACCTTTTGTGGCTGCATTGGTTGGCGAGGGGGCGATCGGCGGTTCGATCTACGACTGGGCATCCATGGGTGTCGACGCCCGGGTCCGGTTCGGCCAACTCATGGGCGACCCGTTTTCGGCAGATTTAGCGGCCTGGGCGGGCTGAGGCCGAGAAGTCAACGTTGTGCCCACGGGCGGACGATTCCCTGTGGTGGTCGACCGCAATTGGTCCGCGCGCGCGGGTCGCGTACCATGGACGGTCCAGATCGGCCCGAGGGTGGATGGGGCTGAGTGATGGGGAGGCGACACCTGATGACTGAACGGCGCGGCGCGACCGAGAGTCCGTCCACGACGACGACTTCGACGACCAGCTTCGGCGTGGGACGTCGCGAGAACCATGACGCCTCGGCGTTCTACGCCCGCTTCACCCCGCCGACCGTGTCCGACGACGACGTGGTGGTCCGGGCACCCGACTTGGGCGACGGATGTCTAAATGGCGACGCCCGCGATATGCACCAGATTCCGGATGCATCGGTCGCCCTGGTGGTCACCTCCCCGCCCTACTTCGTGGGCAAGGACTACGAGGTGGAGATGGAACGTGACGGCGTGCCGTCCTCCTACCTGGAGTACCTGGGGATGCTGCGTGACGTGTTCGCCGAGTGCGTGCGGGTGCTCGAGCCGGGCGGCCGGATCGCCGTCAACGTGGCCAACCTGGGTCGCAAGCCGTACCGGAGCCTGTCGGCCGACGTCATCGGGATCCTGCAGGACGAACTGGGGCTGCTGCTCCGGGGCGAGGTGGTGTGGCAGAAGGCCGAGGGGGCGACCGGCTCGGTGGCCTGGGGTTCGTTCCGGCGGGCCGCCAACCCGGTGCTGCGTGACATGACCGAACGGGTGGTCATCGCCAGCAAGGGTCGGTTCGACCGCGCCGTGCCGACTGCCCGCAGGACCCGTGACGGCCTCCCGTCGGAGAGCACCATCACCACCGACGAGTTCATGGAAGCCACCCTTGACGTGTGGCGGATCGACGCCGAACAAGCCACTCGGGTGGGCCATCCGGCGCCCTTTCCCGTCGAGCTGCCACGACGACTCATCGACCTTTACACCTACCGGGACGACCTGGTGCTGGACCCCTTCCTCGGGTCGGGCAGCACGCTGGTGGCGGCCGCCCGCTCCGGTCGTCGCGGCGTGGGCTTTGACCTGGATCCCGAGTACGTGACGTTGGCCAAGCAACGCCTAGCCGACGAGCAACGTCGCCTCGCCGAAGAGCCGGTCGCAGCGTGGCGTCGGGCCGACCTGTCCAGTGCTACGGCCGCCCAGGAGGGGTTGTTCGCAGAGGTGGGGGCGCTCGGGCCCGATCAGGCGCTCGACCGGGCTACGGCATCGGGCAAGAAGGTGGCTGACATTGCCGAGGCCGCACTCCTCGAGGCCGGTTTCGAGGTCGTCAAGGCTCCGGCGGTCCGCCGCGACCTAGGTCTGCAGTTCCCGTTCTTGGTGACCGATGGACATTTGGGTCGTCAGTGGTACGTCGACGTGGCAGGAGCGTTCACCAACGCCCGGGCGGGAATGCGGCGCGCCGACGTGTTGTGGCGGACTCTCGGGCGGGCCCACGTCCTGTCCAGCGGGCATGCCGCCGACGGCCCGCACGGCCGGCCTCGACTGCTGGTGTTGACCCCTCGTCTCCCGCGTTCGGGAACCGAGGGCGATCGTGCCCTTCGGGCCGCTGGAGGCCACGGGGTGTTCGACGTGTTGGAACTGTTTGATGGGCCGGCTACCGAGCGGCTCCGCCACTACGCCGAGACGTCCCCCGATCGTCCGCTGCCGGGATTCTGGGGGGAGGACGAGGTGGAGGCCCGCTTCACCTGATCAGCCGTCGGGTTCGTCAGACACCGGTTCGAAGACCACCTCGAACAGCACCGGCCACCGTTTCCCCGTCAACAGGAACCTGCCGGTTTCGGGGTCGTGGGCGATCCCGTTGAGTACGTCTTCGTCGCCCAGTGTGGATCGGTCGGCCAACAGGCCTGATGCGTCGACCACCGCGGTGACCGCCCCGGTCGACGGGTCGATGGCCACGATGGTGTCGGTCAGCCAAACATTGGCCCACACGGTGCCGTCCACGCACTCCAACTCGTTGAGGCGTTCCACCGGTCGGCCGTCGAGCCGCACAGCAATGTCCCCACTGCGGGCGAGGTCGAGGTTCCGAAACGTGAGGTGATCCGAGCCGTCGGACATGACCAGCGAGTGGGCTGCTCCATCCGGGCCGGTCTCGCCGAGGCCGCAGAGCCCCCAGCCCTGACCGCCATAGGTCAGGACGTCCACCTTGCTGAGAGTCGCCAGATCCCAGACCACGGCCCGACCGGCCTTCCAGGTCAACTGGATGGCCCGATCGTCGCCGATCGACGTGAGGCCCTCGCCGAACCACGTGGCGTCGAGGAGCGTAGACCGCAGCACCCGTCCGGTAGCCCGGTCGACCTCACGGATCCCCGATT
This genomic stretch from Acidimicrobiales bacterium harbors:
- a CDS encoding glutaminyl-peptide cyclotransferase, coding for MNRHHPIRCAAWALLRVLLIPAMGMALVACGSPGPGEVAEPSSAGDPIVDPVLRLVPRVVATHPHDPTAFTQGLELVDGRLLETTGRYGESGIREVDRATGRVLRSTLLDATWFGEGLTSIGDDRAIQLTWKAGRAVVWDLATLSKVDVLTYGGQGWGLCGLGETGPDGAAHSLVMSDGSDHLTFRNLDLARSGDIAVRLDGRPVERLNELECVDGTVWANVWLTDTIVAIDPSTGAVTAVVDASGLLADRSTLGDEDVLNGIAHDPETGRFLLTGKRWPVLFEVVFEPVSDEPDG
- a CDS encoding amidohydrolase family protein, whose protein sequence is MDEAADDPHPDPYPDSDLRPQAVGRRRVVLGIGFGGALLALGRRLPGRPDGGATAVGPTTIPAVPRSSTSRPPEPPTSSTVGADETTTTVDTHRYDLVVAGGRVIDPETGFDAVAHVGIDGDTVMTVATTPLVGRSTLNATGLVVAPGFIDILSYPVNGYGEWNKIADGVTSNLCMHGINDPMDAFLSRSSTHRPPVNYGGATDQYSHRAAIGAGIDYATDRHLDELIRRADADLRGGALGIHEQPEYVPGVTLDEMLRHGDLAASHGVPLCLHLRYSENLEPGTQEEAIAEAVTVARRTGCAVHIEHVNSTGGTGRMAEAIAQIEAARADGLALTACSYPYTFWATYANSARFDNFREKYGITVADLQIAATSTRLDEAGWQAARKDNLLTAAFAMSDDDIELPLTTPWIMVGSDAILERPHNNHPRASGCFSRVLGHYVRDQGVLTLPEALAKMTILPARLLEGSSPAMAQRGRLSAGAAADVTVFDPATISDRATIEKTWLESVGVHHVVVNGQVVREAGTTNRSARPGVPLVSQVDAG
- a CDS encoding site-specific DNA-methyltransferase encodes the protein MTERRGATESPSTTTTSTTSFGVGRRENHDASAFYARFTPPTVSDDDVVVRAPDLGDGCLNGDARDMHQIPDASVALVVTSPPYFVGKDYEVEMERDGVPSSYLEYLGMLRDVFAECVRVLEPGGRIAVNVANLGRKPYRSLSADVIGILQDELGLLLRGEVVWQKAEGATGSVAWGSFRRAANPVLRDMTERVVIASKGRFDRAVPTARRTRDGLPSESTITTDEFMEATLDVWRIDAEQATRVGHPAPFPVELPRRLIDLYTYRDDLVLDPFLGSGSTLVAAARSGRRGVGFDLDPEYVTLAKQRLADEQRRLAEEPVAAWRRADLSSATAAQEGLFAEVGALGPDQALDRATASGKKVADIAEAALLEAGFEVVKAPAVRRDLGLQFPFLVTDGHLGRQWYVDVAGAFTNARAGMRRADVLWRTLGRAHVLSSGHAADGPHGRPRLLVLTPRLPRSGTEGDRALRAAGGHGVFDVLELFDGPATERLRHYAETSPDRPLPGFWGEDEVEARFT